Proteins encoded together in one Solanum lycopersicum chromosome 7, SLM_r2.1 window:
- the LOC101258171 gene encoding phytosulfokine receptor 2: protein MVIWEFLPMSFVCWVFLAYLFCTTLSLETPVQNCHPYDLLALKEIAGNLTNGVILSAWSNEPNCCKWDGVVCGNVSTQSRVIRLNLSRKGLRGVVSQSLERLDQLKLLDLSHNHLEGGLPLDLSKMKQLEVLDLSHNVLLGPVLRVFDGLESIHSLNISSNLFTGNFSEFGEFPNLVAFNISNNSFTGSFKFEICSFSKKLKVLDISLNHLTGDLGGLDNCSSLLQQLHVDSNDLGGHLPDSLYSMTSLEQLSLSANNFSGQLSPQLSKLSKLKSLVLSGNRFHGLLPNVFGNLTLLEQLAAHSNRFSGPLPSTISYLSVLRVLDLRNNSLSGPVDLDFTKLTSLCTLDLATNHFKGNLPVSLSSRELKILSLAKNEFTGPIPENYANLSSLVFLSLSNNSLSNLSGALSVLQHCRNLSTLILTRNFRGEEIPKNVSGFENLMIFALGNCGLDGRIPIWLYNCSKLQVLDLSWNHLDGEIPTWIGEMEKLFYLDFSNNSLTGEIPKNLTDLKSLISPHNYASSLNSPTGIPLFVKRNQSGSGLQYNQASSFPPSILLSNNRLNGTIWPEIGRLKQLHVLDLSKNNITGTIPSSISNMGNLEVLDLSCNDLNGSIPASLNKLTFLSKFNVANNHLQGAIPTGGQFLSFPNSSFEGNPGLCGKIISPCAASNLDLRPASPHPSSSSRLGRGGIIGITISIGVGIALLLAIVLLRVSRRDAGHQIGDFEEDFSRPPRSSDTFVPSKLVLFQNSDCKELTVADLLKSTNNFNQSNIVGCGGFGLVYKAELPNGIKTAIKRLSGDCGQMEREFQAEVEALSRAQHKNLVSLQGYCQHGSDRLLIYSYMENGSLDYWLHERVDGSSLTWDMRLKIAQGAARGLAYLHKEPNIVHRDIKTSNILLNERFEAHLADFGLSRLLRPYDTHVTTDLVGTLGYIPPEYSQTLTATFRGDVYSFGVVLLELLTGKRPVEVCRGKNCRDLVSWVFQLKSENRAEEIFDTTIWDTSYEKQLLEVLSIACQCIVQDPRQRPSIDQVVLWLEAIASVKER, encoded by the coding sequence ATGGTGATTTGGGAGTTTCTGCCAATGAGTTTTGTGTGTTGGGTGTTTTTGGCTTATCTGTTTTGTACAACTTTGAGTCTTGAAACCCCAGTTCAAAACTGTCATCCATATGATTTGTTGGCATTGAAAGAAATTGCTGGCAATCTAACAAATGGGGTTATTCTATCAGCTTggtctaatgaacctaattgcTGTAAATGGGATGGGGTTGTCTGTGGTAATGTTTCTACTCAAAGTAGAGTGATCAGGCTAAATTTGTCAAGAAAAGGTTTGAGGGGTGTGGTTTCACAGTCCTTGGAGAGATTGGATCAGTTGAAATTGCTCGATCTTTCGCACAATCATTTGGAAGGTGGATTGCCTTTGGACTTGTCCAAAATGAAGCAGTTGGAAGTTCTTGATTTGAGTCATAATGTGTTGCTTGGACCAGTGTTGAGGGTGTTTGATGGATTGGAATCAATCCATTCTCTCAATATATCAAGCAATTTGTTCACTGGAAATTTCAGTGAGTTTGGTGAATTCCCTAACCTTGTTGCATTTAACATAAGCAACAATTCGTTTACTGGTAGTTTCAAGTTTGAAATTTGCAGTTTCTCCAAGAAGCTTAAGGTTCTGGATATATCACTTAATCATCTTACTGGTGATCTTGGAGGACTAGATAATTGCAGTTCATTGCTCCAGCAGCTACATGTGGATTCTAATGATCTCGGGGGTCACCTTCCGGACTCATTGTATTCGATGACATCTTTGGAGCAACTTTCACTGTCTGCCAATAATTTCTCAGGCCAGCTAAGTCCACAGCTTAGTAAGCTTTCCAAACTGAAATCCTTAGTTTTATCAGGAAATCGCTTTCATGGTTTGCTTCCTAATGTGTTTGGTAATTTGACATTGTTAGAACAGTTAGCTGCACATTCTAATAGATTTTCGGGACCATTGCCCTCTACGATTTCGTATCTTTCTGTGCTTAGGGTGCTTGATCTTAGGAATAATTCTTTGTCTGGTCCTGTTGATCTTGATTTTACTAAATTGACAAGTCTGTGCACACTTGATCTTGCAACTAACCATTTCAAAGGTAATCTTCCGGTATCACTCTCTAGTCGGGAATTAAAAATCTTGAGTCTTGCCAAAAACGAATTCACGGGGCCAATTCCTGAGAACTATGCAAACCTTTCATCGCTTGTGTTCCTCTCGTTGTCCAATAATTCCCTTTCAAATTTGTCTGGAGCTTTATCTGTTCTGCAGCACTGCAGAAATCTTTCAACTCTTATTCTCACCAGGAACTTCCGTGGTGAAGAGATTCCGAAAAATGTGAGTGGATTTGAGAACCTGATGATATTTGCATTGGGGAACTGTGGTCTGGATGGGCGAATTCCGATATGGTTATACAATTGCAGTAAATTGCAAGTGCTTGACCTGTCATGGAATCATTTGGATGGCGAAATTCCTACTTGGATTGGTGAAATGGAAAAATTGTTCTACTTGGATTTCTCGAATAATTCACTCACAGGTGAAATCCCAAAAAATTTAACTGATCTTAAGAGTCTCATTTCCCCACACAACTATGCATCTAGTCTGAATTCTCCCACTGGTATACCGTTGTTTGTCAAGAGGAATCAAAGCGGTAGTGGTTTGCAGTACAATCAGGCTTCAAGCTTCCCTCCGTCTATCTTATTGAGTAATAACAGACTAAACGGGACAATCTGGCCCGAAATTGGTCGGCTGAAACAACTTCATGTCTTGGATCTCAGTAAGAACAACATTACGGGGACTATTCCTAGCTCGATTTCAAATATGGGGAACCTGGAAGTTTTGGATCTTTCATGTAATGATCTCAATGGATCAATTCCTGCTTCGCTCAATAAGCTCACATTTCTTTCCAAGTTCAATGTAGCTAATAATCACTTGCAGGGAGCGATTCCAACAGGGGGCCAGTTCTTGAGCTTTCCCAACTCGAGCTTTGAGGGTAATCCTGGACTTTGTGGAAAAATCATTTCTCCTTGTGCTGCCAGCAATTTGGACCTCCGACCGGCTAGTCCTCATCCTTCTAGTAGTAGTAGGCTTGGCCGAGGTGGAATTATTGGAATTACAATCAGCATAGGGGTAGGAATTGCACTTCTTCTTGCAATAGTGCTGCTTAGAGTGTCTAGAAGAGATGCTGGTCACCAGATTGGGGACTTCGAGGAAGATTTCAGCAGACCACCTCGATCGTCTGATACTTTTGTTCCTTCTAAGTTGGTACTTTTTCAGAATTCTGATTGCAAGGAACTGACTGTTGCAGACTTGCTTAAATCAACAAACAACTTTAACCAGTCGAACATTGTTGGATGTGGAGGATTTGGTCTTGTTTACAAGGCGGAACTTCCTAATGGCATAAAGACTGCGATCAAGAGGCTTTCTGGAGATTGTGGTCAGATGGAGCGCGAATTTCAAGCTGAAGTGGAAGCCCTCTCGAGAGCTCAGCACAAAAACCTGGTATCCCTTCAAGGTTACTGTCAACACGGGAGTGATAGATTGCTGATATATTCTTACATGGAAAATGGAAGCTTGGACTATTGGCTACATGAAAGAGTCGACGGGAGCTCATTAACATGGGACATGAGGTTAAAGATTGCACAAGGAGCAGCTCGCGGATTAGCCTATTTGCATAAGGAACCAAATATAGTTCATCGCGACATTAAAACCAGCAACATTCTTTTGAACGAGAGATTTGAAGCTCATCTAGCTGATTTCGGACTATCAAGGCTGTTGCGTCCCTATGATACTCACGTCACAACAGATCTCGTTGGAACCTTAGGATACATTCCTCCTGAATACAGTCAAACACTAACAGCTACTTTTCGAGGTGATGTTTACAGCTTTGGTGTTGTTCTACTTGAGCTATTGACAGGCAAGCGCCCCGTGGAGGTATGCAGGGGGAAAAACTGCAGGGACTTGGTGTCATGGGTTTTTCAACTGAAATCTGAGAACAGAGCGGAGGAGATATTCGATACAACGATATGGGATACAAGTTACGAGAAGCAGC